One Paraburkholderia agricolaris DNA segment encodes these proteins:
- a CDS encoding GntR family transcriptional regulator: MNADRNSQLPLYAQVETVLAARIADGTYPPGTQLPNEASLLASFNISRTTLQKTVQNLITRGLIEIRRGKGTFVTQPRLTQPLTELSGFVEDMRAHGRHPSARLLARQVETASEAVAGKLALKPGTPVVHIQRVRIADGTPLSFDETWLPKDIGEKIIENDLEAEPIFTLLEEKYGVALIEAEYRLEAIAADAAVARALEVAAGSPIFLIERTSYSDENRPVDYEKLYYRGDQIQFVTRLARRKPNLP; the protein is encoded by the coding sequence ATGAACGCCGACCGAAACAGCCAACTCCCTCTCTACGCGCAGGTCGAAACGGTGCTCGCCGCGCGGATCGCAGACGGCACCTATCCGCCGGGCACGCAATTACCCAACGAGGCGAGCCTGCTGGCAAGTTTCAACATCAGCCGCACCACGCTGCAGAAAACGGTGCAGAACCTGATTACGCGCGGCCTGATCGAAATCCGCCGTGGCAAAGGCACCTTCGTCACCCAGCCGCGCCTCACGCAGCCGCTTACCGAACTGAGCGGCTTTGTCGAGGATATGCGTGCGCACGGCCGCCATCCGAGCGCCCGTCTGCTGGCGAGGCAGGTCGAAACCGCCAGCGAGGCCGTGGCCGGCAAACTGGCGCTCAAACCGGGTACGCCCGTCGTCCACATTCAGCGCGTGCGCATCGCCGACGGCACACCGCTTTCGTTCGACGAAACCTGGCTGCCAAAAGACATCGGCGAAAAGATCATCGAAAACGATCTCGAGGCAGAGCCGATCTTCACGCTGCTCGAAGAGAAGTACGGCGTTGCCCTGATCGAAGCGGAATACCGGCTGGAGGCAATCGCCGCGGACGCAGCCGTTGCGCGGGCCCTCGAGGTCGCGGCGGGCAGCCCGATTTTTCTGATCGAGCGAACCTCGTACAGCGACGAAAACCGTCCGGTCGATTATGAAAAGCTGTACTACCGGGGCGATCAGATCCAGTTCGTTACCCGCCTCGCCCGGCGCAAGCCGAACCTGCCATGA
- a CDS encoding sulfite exporter TauE/SafE family protein, with translation MTGAQAAMDLGYTLWLFAVSLGASALGGVLGMASGIFIVPILTMFGHLDIHIAIGASIVSVIACSCGGAAPFLRGRLTNVRLAVVLETATTLGALSGVLLSGLIPVSVLFFIFAVILLVSAQQMLARRADPVAGDGAAVPGARSWGASLRLDSSYPDRALGHDVDYRVQRVPLGLSLMYGAGLISALLGIGSGVLKIPAMDTALRLPIKVSSATSNFMIGVTAAASAGAYFLRGEIVAAIAGPVALGSVVGALLGARVLTRLSGDRLRVLFVVVLAVLAVQMLLEAFGIHLFGASA, from the coding sequence ATGACCGGCGCACAGGCAGCGATGGATCTGGGCTACACGCTGTGGCTCTTCGCGGTGTCGCTTGGGGCAAGCGCGCTCGGCGGCGTGCTCGGCATGGCGAGCGGCATTTTTATCGTGCCCATCCTGACCATGTTCGGCCACCTCGACATTCACATCGCCATTGGCGCCAGCATCGTTTCGGTGATCGCCTGCTCGTGCGGAGGCGCCGCGCCCTTTCTGCGCGGCCGCTTGACCAATGTCCGGCTCGCCGTGGTTCTGGAAACCGCCACCACGCTCGGCGCATTGTCCGGCGTCCTGTTGAGCGGGCTCATCCCGGTGTCCGTGCTGTTTTTCATTTTTGCCGTCATTCTGCTGGTCTCCGCCCAGCAAATGCTGGCACGGCGTGCCGATCCGGTTGCCGGTGATGGCGCTGCCGTGCCGGGCGCACGGTCGTGGGGCGCTTCGTTACGCCTGGATTCGAGCTATCCGGACCGCGCGCTCGGACACGACGTCGACTATCGCGTGCAACGCGTGCCGCTGGGCCTGTCCCTCATGTACGGAGCGGGGTTGATTTCGGCGTTGCTCGGCATTGGCAGCGGCGTTCTCAAGATTCCGGCGATGGATACGGCGCTGCGCCTGCCGATCAAGGTCTCGTCCGCCACCTCCAATTTCATGATCGGCGTGACGGCGGCGGCCAGCGCCGGCGCTTACTTCCTGCGCGGTGAAATCGTGGCGGCAATCGCCGGCCCGGTGGCCTTGGGCTCGGTCGTCGGCGCCCTGCTCGGCGCACGGGTTCTCACGCGCCTGTCGGGCGACAGGCTGCGCGTGCTCTTTGTCGTGGTGCTGGCGGTGCTGGCCGTGCAAATGCTGCTCGAAGCATTCGGCATCCACCTCTTCGGAGCGTCGGCATGA
- a CDS encoding DUF1634 domain-containing protein, translated as MSGVASTGRRLEHWLARLLHYGTWVATGIIATGLAISLLRTGDSKLASALSGMRTLPEMLSISAGMHVMSAGIALFILLPIMRLILMLGMFLHQRDYRFSAIAALVLLIVAAGLLAGAV; from the coding sequence ATGAGCGGCGTTGCGTCGACCGGGAGACGGCTCGAACACTGGCTGGCGAGACTCCTGCACTACGGCACATGGGTGGCAACGGGCATCATTGCAACCGGCCTTGCAATTAGCCTTCTTCGCACCGGCGACAGCAAGCTTGCAAGCGCACTATCCGGCATGCGAACGCTGCCCGAAATGCTCTCGATATCAGCCGGCATGCATGTTATGAGCGCTGGCATCGCGCTTTTTATCCTGTTGCCGATAATGCGGCTTATATTGATGTTAGGGATGTTCCTGCATCAACGCGACTACCGGTTCAGCGCGATCGCCGCCCTGGTGCTGCTGATCGTCGCCGCGGGATTACTGGCCGGCGCGGTTTGA
- a CDS encoding ATP-binding protein: MTRTWLQRALPRTLLARNIVLLIVLVMLSQVCSLGVLLHYVQRPRVVRAATVFATYVTTLDGLLQATPPNARAGLTGRLDARAQLPAEATVKPPPSLLLAYRTYQRSVFLDSLRAHLPADMPVLWQFEGGQRLWIRMHAPADAPHSPYWIALPIPEDAQGAGLDAAILLSLGLGALAALTGYVIQRHLNQPLRQLTRAARRVSAGETPVPLPTDGPTEIAAVSGAFNQMTHTLQQAEATRALMLAGISHDIRTPLTKLRLSMAMAMPDGSDSSFVVAAESYLDQIETILQQFMDYAGSGEREAAEAGDLNALIERLAGDFAGLGHEFELSLAVLPTIAYRPISMMRLLMNLMQNAIVYGGSGLAVRSWVTGQAVYVAVGDRGKGLSAEELEQLKAPFQRGRNARAHSGGTGLGLAIVERIARLHGGSLQFHAREGGGLEVWVVLPRVS; this comes from the coding sequence ATGACCCGCACGTGGCTGCAGCGCGCGCTGCCGAGAACGCTGCTGGCGCGCAATATCGTTTTGCTGATCGTCCTGGTGATGCTGAGCCAGGTGTGCTCGCTCGGCGTGTTGCTGCATTATGTGCAGCGGCCGCGTGTCGTGCGGGCGGCCACCGTGTTCGCCACCTACGTGACGACGCTCGACGGCCTGCTTCAAGCCACGCCGCCGAACGCGCGCGCCGGATTGACTGGCCGCCTCGACGCGCGTGCGCAACTGCCTGCCGAGGCTACCGTCAAGCCGCCACCCAGTTTGCTGCTGGCCTATCGCACGTATCAGCGCAGCGTGTTTCTCGACAGCTTGCGCGCGCATCTGCCTGCCGATATGCCGGTGCTCTGGCAGTTCGAAGGTGGCCAGCGCTTGTGGATTCGCATGCATGCGCCGGCCGATGCGCCGCATTCGCCGTACTGGATCGCGCTGCCGATTCCGGAGGACGCGCAAGGCGCCGGCCTCGACGCTGCGATCCTGTTGTCGCTCGGTCTGGGTGCGCTGGCAGCGCTGACCGGCTACGTGATCCAGCGCCATCTCAACCAGCCGCTGCGGCAGTTGACGCGGGCGGCGCGCCGCGTGAGCGCCGGCGAAACCCCCGTGCCGTTGCCGACCGACGGTCCCACCGAGATCGCCGCGGTAAGCGGCGCATTCAATCAGATGACGCATACGTTGCAGCAAGCCGAGGCGACGCGCGCGCTGATGCTGGCCGGCATCTCACACGACATCCGCACGCCGCTCACCAAACTGCGGCTCTCGATGGCCATGGCGATGCCGGACGGCAGCGACAGCAGCTTTGTCGTCGCAGCGGAATCCTATCTGGACCAGATCGAAACGATCTTGCAGCAGTTCATGGATTACGCCGGCAGCGGGGAGCGCGAAGCGGCCGAAGCCGGTGATCTCAATGCATTGATCGAACGGCTCGCCGGCGATTTCGCGGGGCTGGGCCATGAATTTGAGCTCTCGCTGGCGGTTTTGCCGACGATTGCGTATCGGCCGATCAGCATGATGCGGCTCCTGATGAACCTTATGCAGAACGCGATCGTCTACGGCGGCAGCGGGCTTGCCGTACGGAGTTGGGTCACGGGCCAGGCCGTGTATGTGGCGGTTGGCGATCGCGGCAAAGGACTTTCGGCAGAGGAACTCGAACAGCTGAAAGCGCCGTTTCAGCGCGGCCGCAATGCTCGCGCGCACAGCGGCGGTACCGGGCTGGGGCTTGCGATTGTCGAGCGGATTGCACGGCTGCACGGCGGCAGCCTGCAGTTTCATGCGCGTGAGGGCGGTGGCCTGGAAGTGTGGGTCGTGTTGCCGCGTGTGTCCTGA
- a CDS encoding response regulator: protein MDRPAKIIVLDDEAELRNMLQRFLRGHGFDVRVAEDGKRLDRYLEREPFDLLVLDLMIGEEDGLAICARLREQGQTLPILMLTAKGDPLDRVVGLETGADDYLAKPFLPRELVARINALLRRQKMASGDVTVTSQSVRFGDFSLDVGKQELSRAGELLEIHSAQMLLLVALASSPNRPVSRDNLLARARGREHDALDRSIDVQVLRLRQIVEDDPSKPRFIKTVWGIGYMLVADVDS, encoded by the coding sequence ATGGATCGCCCCGCCAAAATTATCGTGCTCGACGACGAAGCCGAACTGCGCAACATGCTGCAGCGTTTCCTGCGTGGCCATGGTTTCGACGTGCGGGTCGCGGAGGACGGCAAACGGCTCGACCGCTATCTGGAGCGCGAGCCGTTCGATTTGCTGGTGCTCGATCTGATGATCGGCGAAGAAGACGGCCTCGCGATCTGCGCCCGCTTGCGCGAGCAAGGGCAAACGCTGCCGATCCTGATGCTGACCGCCAAAGGCGATCCGCTCGACCGGGTGGTGGGCCTCGAAACCGGCGCTGACGACTACCTCGCCAAACCGTTCCTGCCGCGTGAACTGGTGGCGCGGATCAATGCGCTGCTGCGCCGCCAGAAGATGGCTTCGGGCGACGTCACCGTGACCTCGCAGAGTGTGCGCTTCGGCGACTTCAGTCTTGACGTCGGCAAGCAGGAGTTGTCGCGCGCGGGAGAGCTACTGGAGATTCATTCGGCGCAGATGCTGCTGCTGGTCGCGCTGGCTTCTTCGCCGAACCGGCCTGTGAGCCGGGACAATCTGCTGGCACGCGCCCGTGGGCGTGAGCACGATGCGCTCGATCGCAGTATTGACGTGCAGGTGCTGCGGCTCAGGCAGATCGTCGAGGACGACCCGTCGAAGCCGCGCTTCATCAAGACCGTTTGGGGCATCGGCTATATGCTGGTCGCGGACGTCGACTCATGA
- a CDS encoding EF-hand domain-containing protein → MKKLIAVVLLCCASTVTFAQTAAPQGGNPQRMERMAQQLQTRFANANTTHDGKLTKEQAATGMPMVAKHFDEIDTQKAGYITLPQIMAFMQERGAAH, encoded by the coding sequence ATGAAGAAGTTAATCGCCGTTGTGCTGCTGTGCTGCGCATCCACCGTCACGTTTGCTCAAACAGCCGCACCGCAAGGTGGCAATCCCCAGCGCATGGAACGCATGGCGCAGCAACTGCAAACGCGCTTTGCGAATGCCAACACCACGCACGACGGCAAGCTCACGAAAGAACAGGCCGCCACAGGCATGCCGATGGTCGCGAAGCATTTCGATGAAATCGACACGCAGAAAGCGGGTTACATCACGCTGCCGCAGATCATGGCATTCATGCAGGAACGCGGGGCAGCGCACTGA